The Vicia villosa cultivar HV-30 ecotype Madison, WI linkage group LG1, Vvil1.0, whole genome shotgun sequence genome includes a region encoding these proteins:
- the LOC131636836 gene encoding glyceraldehyde-3-phosphate dehydrogenase, cytosolic, which yields MGGAKVKIGINGFGRIGRLVARVALKRDDVELVAVNDPFITTDYMTYMFKYDSVHGQWKNDELTVKDSNTLLFGQKPVTVFAHRNPEEIPWASTGADIIVESTGVFTDKDKAAAHLKGGAKKVIISAPSKDAPMFVVGVNENEYKPEYDIISNASCTTNCLAPLAKVINDRFGIVEGLMTTVHSITATQKTVDGPSSKDWRGGRAASFNIIPSSTGAAKAVGKVLPALNGKLTGMSFRVPTVDVSVVDLTVRLEKAATYDQIKAAIKEESEGKLKGILGYTEDDVVSTDFIGDTRSSIFDAKAGIALNDKFVKLVSWYDNELGYSTRVVDLIVHIAKQL from the exons ATGGGTGGTG CCAAGGTCAAGATCGGAATCAATG GATTCGGAAGAATCGGACGTTTGGTCGCTAGAGTTGCTTTGAAGAGAGATGATGTTGAACTCGTTGCCGTTAACGATCCTTTCATCACCACTGATtacatg ACATACATGTTTAAGTATGACAGTGTTCACGGTCAGTGGAAGAACGACGAACTCACCGTCAAGGACTCTAACACTCTTCTCTTCGGTCAGAAGCCAGTTACTGTCTTTGCACACAG GAACCCAGAAGAGATCCCATGGGCCAGCACTGGTGCTGATATCATTGTTGAGTCTACTGGTGTCTTTACTGACAAGGACAAAGCTGCTGCTCATTTGAAG gGTGGTGCCAAGAAGGTCATCATTTCTGCTCCCAGTAAAGATGCTCCCATGTTTGTTGTTGGTGTTAACGAGAATGAATACAAGCCAGAGTATGACATTATTTCCAATGCTAGCTGCACCACCAACTGCCTTGCACCACTTGCAAAG GTTATTAATGACAGGTTTGGCATTGTCGAGGGTCTCATGACCACTGTCCATTCCATTACTG CCACCCAGAAGACTGTTGATGGACCATCAAGCAAGGACTGGAGAGGTGGAAGAGCTGCTTCATTTAACATCATTCCCAGCAGTACTGGAGCTGCTAAG GCTGTCGGCAAAGTGCTTCCTGCTTTGAATGGAAAGTTGACTGGTATGTCATTCCGTGTCCCAACTGTGGATGTCTCTGTTGTTGACCTTACAGTGAGACTTGAGAAGGCCGCCACCTATGATCAAATCAAAGCTGCTATCAA GGAGGAGTCTGAGGGCAAGTTGAAAGGAATCCTTGGTTACACTGAAGATGATGTGGTCTCCACTGACTTTATTGGTGACACCAG GTCAAGTATCTTTGATGCCAAGGCAGGGATTGCCCTAAATGACAAGTTTGTTAAGCTTGTCTCATGGTATGACAACGAGTTGGGCTACAG TACCCGTGTGGTCGACCTCATTGTTCACATTGCTAAACAACTTTAA